The following is a genomic window from Niabella soli DSM 19437.
GCGGAAGGATTATCGATGATATTGCCACCGATCTTTATGATAAAGAGCGATGTAAAGGGTTGCTGCGTTATATCTCTGTTCTTTTCTTCCACTCTTATTGTAGTTTTTGCAATTCTTGTTTAATATACGCTTCTAATTGCTCTTTATGAGGCATACGGATTAAATATTTTTGGACAAAAAGGTTTTCGTCCATTCCGGCTGTAGCATATTTTACCAACGCGTGATCTTTTTCCGCAACCAATAAAATCCCTATTGGAGGATTATCCTGTGGCTCACTAACTTCCTCTTTGAAATAATTCAGATAGGTATTTAATTGTCCAATATCTCCGTGCTCAAAACCTCCTATTTTTAACTCTATGAGCACGTGACATTTCAGCATTCGATGATAAAACACCAGATCAATAAAATAATAAGTTTCACCTATTAAAATACGTTTCTGTCTCGTCTCAAGACAAAAGCCATTTCCAAGCTCTATAATGAATTGTTGGAGGTTATCAAGAAGAGCCGTCTCCAGGTCCGACTCTTCTACAATAGGTTTTATGTTTATGTCTAAAAATTCAAAGGCATAAATATTTTTAATGATGTCTATAGGTGTCTCTGGCTTTACTTTTTGCTGTACTAATTGACTTAGCTTTCCCGGCTCCCCCGATAGACCACTGCGTTCAAAATACAGGCTGCTGATCTGACGTTTTAGCTCCCTGACGCTCCAGGTACCCTTCATACATTCTATTTCATAAAAACGGCGCTTGTGCGAATCTTCTATTTTGATCAGTTCGGTTAAATGCGAAAAAGATAACCGGCTAATAAGTTTTTCTGTGGGTGCTGCGAGTTGGGTTGCGTCGACGGAGTAATTGTTCCGGATAACCGGGTGCGATTGTGATAACAATTGGTCAGACACCGTCTGACCAATTGTTATCTGCTGATTATCAGCATTTAAAAGAAAGTTCCATTGGTCAGACACTGTCTGACCAATTTGAGGATAGACTAAATAGAACTGCCTGAAAATTTTCAGGTTGGTAATAGAAAGACCATTTATTTTAATTTCTTTGGCAATTTCCGGAATCAGTTGTTGCCCGTATCGTGCTCTTTCTTTTCCACTTTGTTCGAATTCTACAATATAATAACCAATCAGCCAATTACGTACAGTAAGCGCCTGGTTGACTGCTCTAACCGCCTGCGCCTGTAAATGCTGGTGCGCCTGTTGAATCGATGCTATTAACTGTTGAAAATCGGTCATGCAATAAATACGAGACTAAAGACGGAAGTTTATACTTGTTATGTTATTTTGTGTGGGATCAGGAACTAAGCTGGCCCAGCATTTCACTCAATACCGCCTGTGCGGCCCAAACGCGGTTACCTGCCTCTTGGGTTACAATGCTGTTGGGACTGTCTAATACTTCATCGCTTAATTCCACATTTCTGCGTACGGGCAAGCAATGCATCACTTTAGCATTGTTGGTAAGCGCCAGCTTGTCCAGCGTCAACATCCAGGAGGGATCGTTATTATAGATCTTGGCATAATCGGTGTAAGTGCTCCAGTTCTTTACATATACATAATCTGCATCTTTCAAAGCTTCATCCTGGTTATGAAGAATAGTGGCGTTACCGGTAAATTTCGGATCCAGCTCATAATCCTCCGGGTGGGTGATCACAAAATCCACCTCGCCCCAGGCGTTCATCCATTGTGAAAAACTATTGGCTACGCACTGCGGCAGTGGCTTTACGTGCGGCGCCCAGGTAAGAACGACTTTAGGTTTCTGGTTTCTGGTTTCTGGTTTTTCGTTTAACGTTTCCCGTATGGTAATAACATCCGTTAATGATTGCAGGGGGTGCAGGGTGGCGCTTTCCAGGCTTAATACCGGGATGCCGGCATATTTAATAAACTGATTGATGTATAATTCGCTATAATCATCTTCTTTATTTGCCAGCGATGGAAACGTACGTATGGCCAGGATGTCAAAGTATTTGCCCATGATCGGTGCCGCATCTTTTACGTGCTCTGAAGTGGTACCGCTCATAATAGCCTCATCCTCAAATTCTAACTGCCATCCTTCGGAGCCTACATTAAATACAATGGGCTCCATCCCCAGGTTCTGGGCGGCGATCTGTGTACTTAACCGGGTGCGCATGCTGGGGTTTAAAAACAAACACCCGATCCTTTTGCCTGCTCCCAGGGTTTTATCCCTGAACGGGTTGGCCTTGTAATCGAGGGCTTTGGCCACTAATGCATTGATGTCGGTAACATCATTTGCGCTGATGAAATTGCTTGTTTTTAGAAGAGACATTTTACTGTTTCGGTTCTTATTTTGTAATCTTTTTTCAATTATGCTGTTGCATGCAATGCTGCTATTTCTTCCTTCAGCGCTTCAATAAATTCTTCCGCATCCTTTTTTTTCAATGCTAAAGACGGAAGCAGCCGGATTACATTGGGTTTGGCTTCTCCTGTAAAGATCTTATGATTAGCCAGCAGGTTCTTTTTTAACGGGCCGAGGGCTTCCGGAACATCAAAACCGATCATCAGCCCCCGTCCTCTTACATTCTTTAATTCGGGCATTGTGGCCAGCTCTTCCCGTAAATATTTCCCTACCATTACGGCATTGCCCATCAGTTTTTCTCCGCGGATCACTTCCAGTACGGCCAATGCTGCGGCACAAGCCAGGTGATTACCGCCAAAAGTAGTGCCCAATTGAAAATGCTTAGGCTTGATGTGTGGCGCAATGATAATCCCAGCTACCGGGAACCCGTTCCCCATGCCTTTTGCCATAGTGTAGATATCGGCATTTACCCCTGCAAAATCATGACTAAAGAACTTTCCACTGCGCCCGTATCCGCACTGTACACTATCGGCAATATAAACAGCGCCGTATTTATCACACAGGGCGCGTATGGTTTTTAAGAAGGATTCACTGGCTACATTAATACCGCCCACACCCTGGATGCCCTCTACAATTACAGAAGATACTTCTTTACCGTGTTGCTCAAAATAAGCGCCAAGGGCTTCCTCATCATTAAAAGGAAGAAAAACAACATTATCGGTTTCATTCACCGGCGCCACGATATTTTTATTGTCCGTTGCAGCTACCGCCAGGGAAGTTCTGCCATGAAAGGACTTGCTGAATGCGATTATTTTTTTGCGGCCGTTATAAAAAGAAGCCAGTTTTAAAGCATTCTCATTTGCCTCTGCGCCTGAATTACAAAGGAACAACTGGTAGTCTTCCTTGCCGGATACTTCGCCCAGTTTTTTGGCCAATTCCTGTTGCAAAGGAATTTTTATGGAGTTGGAATAGAAAGCAATTTTTTCCAATTGCTCTTCAATGCGTTTTACCCAATGCGGGTGTGTGTGTCCGATACTGATAACAGCGTGGCCGCCATAAAGATCCAGGTACTGGTTGCCCTGCTCGTCCCAAACATACGAACCTTTTGCTTTTACAATAGTAACGTCGTTTAGCGGGTAAACATCAAATAAATTCATCCGTAGCTTTTTATAAAATTTTAATGGCCGGATGGAACCCGCAAAACAATTTTTCACATTCCGGAAAAGGAAATTATGGAAAATGCTTCCGCCGGTTTCATTGCTATTAGATTAAAAAAAAGATGCCTGTAAACAGGCAATCAAGGGCATAAAAATAAGCAAAAATGTTCATAGTTCATGGCCATTAGTTCCTGACGTATGGTTCATAGCTCATAGCCCAACCCTGAACTATGATCTAAAGACTAATTGAGCATTCCCGGTTCCTTTACGATCTGGGCCCTGGGCTCTTCCTTTATTTTTTTCCATCCGCCTGCAACATTGCGCAGGTTGTGGATGCCCTGCCGTTTCAGAACGGAAGCAGCAATAACGCTCCGGGTACCGCCCCCGCAATGCAGGTACAGGTTGTCGTGCTCTTCAATTGCCGCAATGCGCAGCGGATCAGTAAGGTTGTTTAGCGGCAGGTTCACCGCATCTTTCAGATGGCCTTCTGCAAACTCTATGGGCTTGCGCACATCCATCACTACCAGGTGTTCGTCAAAAGGAATATCCATCATCAGTTCGTCCGTTTCAACATCGATGATCATATCAACGGGCGCCCCTGAATTTTTGTAGCTTTCAAATCCTCCCTCAAGCCATCCCGCAACCGTAAACCCTGACGCACCAAGCAGTTGAGCTGCCGCCGTTTCATCTCCGGGCTCGCTCACTAACAAAACAGGTTCCGTATTATCCAGCACCGCAGTGACCCATTCGGTAAATTGTTTAGCTTTCAGCGGAACATGAATACTACCAGGGATGAAGCCTTCTTTAAATAATGCCGTGTCACGCACATCCACAATAACTGCATTTTCCGAAGTGCTCAGAAAAGCGCTCAGATCAAAACCATTCATAATTCATTCAATTTTGAAACAAAGGTACGCGTAAAACGGGCATAACTCAGACCGGTGAAATGAAGGCGCTAGCAAAATAAATAAAAACGGGATCAGGCAAGTAGCTCTGAAACAAACTGGTTAAGTTCAGTCATGCGGCCGGTGTTCACGGTATAATAAATAAATTTGCCATCACGCTCCGTATTCACAAATTCTGCCTTTCGTAAAATAGCAAGGTGCTGCGAAGCCACGGATTGTTCAATACGCAATTTTACGTAGATTTCAGTAACAGTAATCTTATCATGCGTGTCGATCAGCTTCAAGATCTGTTGTCTTAGTTTGTGATTAAATGCTCGAAGGATAAGGGCGGCTTTTTTCACGCTGAGGGTATCAACCGTAATATGGCTGCTTTCCTCTTTTTTTGGGGCAAAGGAAATCTGATAATTACTCATCGTACGAATTGAATAGATTTTTTTGAATAGCATACAAAGGTATACATCCGTTTAAATTTTTTGCAAATAAATGCCGTTAAAATCGTATATTATTTTCTTTAATCTAAATTTTGTTAAAATATACTGGTTTTATATAAAAGGGCTCCACGTAGGAAAGATCATCAAAAGCGCTCTGAGTATAACATTTAAACGATAAAGCTGCCATATCCGAAGCATCATAAATTGTACTACTAAATATTGCGTTAGAGGACGTTATAATCGTTTCCAGTTTTGATATTGCATTTCCGGTAAAGAGAACAGTATGTTCATGCAATATAGCTGCAAAACGGCTCTCCTCTGCAATCATCGCTTCGGGGGGCATAATAATTGTTAAATCTTTTTTATATAAAGCAGTATAAATTTCCATTCTTCGGGCATCGATAACAGGGCAAATAAGGTCGGGGGCTTCATTTTTAACGGCATTTGCCATTATCGTTAATGTATTTAAACAAATAAGAGGTTTTTTTAATGCAAAACATAATCCTTTGGCTGTTGACAGCCCTATCCGCAAGCCGGTGTAAGACCCCGGCCCGTTACTCACCGCAATGGCGTCCAGGTCGGCCAGGGAAAAATTATTCGAGGCGAAAAGTGTTTTAATGGCATTATTGATCCAGGTGGCGTGGGTTTGGAGTATTCTGTTTTCAGCTTGCGCAATAATTATTTCGTTATCAGCAATACATAAAGACGCGCCTTCTACGGCTGTATCAATATTTAAAATCAGGGCCATGGCACAAAAGTAATGCAAACCGCATTTGGTACATACCTTCCGATCCAACTATATTCGTGCAATAAAAGAATCGCTCATGGAAAAAAGAATCGTTGAAACGCAAAATGCGCCTGCTCCCATAGGGCCTTATAACCAGGCGGTTTTTGCCGGGGATACCCTGTATATATCGGGCCAGATCGCCATCGACCCCGCCACAGGGGAATTAAACAAGGATAGTCTGGAGGAGGAAACCCACCAATGTATGCGCAACCTGGAGGCGATCCTGGAAGCTGCCGGACTTGGTTTCGCTAATGTGATCAAATCCACCATCTTTATTACAGATATGAATCAGTTCGGAGTGATCAACGGCGTTTACGGTCAATATTTTACGGGTGATTTCCCCGCGCGCGAAACCGTACAGGTGGCAGCATTGCCCAAGTTTGTAAATGTGGAAATCAGCATGATCGCCGTACGGTGAGTAGTGATCAGTTTTCAGTAGTCAGTATTCAGAACCGATCACTGAATACTAAAAACTGACAAACTAAAAACTAAGTGTTGATAACTAATAACTTACAACTGATGACTTAAAACTGACGGCTGATTGCTGCCGGCGTTGTACCTTTGCATCCCAATAATTTTTGATATGGTTCGAAATCAGGAGGTGCTACAGGAGGTAGTCATCAAATTTGCAGGAGACAGTGGCGATGGGATGCAGTTAACAGGATCGCAATTCACTAATAATACCGCCTTATTAGGCAATGATCTTTCAACCTTTCCGGATTTTCCGGCGGAAATACGGGCCCCGCAGGGTACTTTACCAGGTGTGAGCGGTTTTCAGTTGCGTTTTTCTTCCGACAGTATTTAT
Proteins encoded in this region:
- the tsaB gene encoding tRNA (adenosine(37)-N6)-threonylcarbamoyltransferase complex dimerization subunit type 1 TsaB encodes the protein MALILNIDTAVEGASLCIADNEIIIAQAENRILQTHATWINNAIKTLFASNNFSLADLDAIAVSNGPGSYTGLRIGLSTAKGLCFALKKPLICLNTLTIMANAVKNEAPDLICPVIDARRMEIYTALYKKDLTIIMPPEAMIAEESRFAAILHEHTVLFTGNAISKLETIITSSNAIFSSTIYDASDMAALSFKCYTQSAFDDLSYVEPFYIKPVYFNKI
- a CDS encoding rhodanese-like domain-containing protein, with product MNGFDLSAFLSTSENAVIVDVRDTALFKEGFIPGSIHVPLKAKQFTEWVTAVLDNTEPVLLVSEPGDETAAAQLLGASGFTVAGWLEGGFESYKNSGAPVDMIIDVETDELMMDIPFDEHLVVMDVRKPIEFAEGHLKDAVNLPLNNLTDPLRIAAIEEHDNLYLHCGGGTRSVIAASVLKRQGIHNLRNVAGGWKKIKEEPRAQIVKEPGMLN
- a CDS encoding RidA family protein, with protein sequence MEKRIVETQNAPAPIGPYNQAVFAGDTLYISGQIAIDPATGELNKDSLEEETHQCMRNLEAILEAAGLGFANVIKSTIFITDMNQFGVINGVYGQYFTGDFPARETVQVAALPKFVNVEISMIAVR
- a CDS encoding aspartate aminotransferase family protein is translated as MNLFDVYPLNDVTIVKAKGSYVWDEQGNQYLDLYGGHAVISIGHTHPHWVKRIEEQLEKIAFYSNSIKIPLQQELAKKLGEVSGKEDYQLFLCNSGAEANENALKLASFYNGRKKIIAFSKSFHGRTSLAVAATDNKNIVAPVNETDNVVFLPFNDEEALGAYFEQHGKEVSSVIVEGIQGVGGINVASESFLKTIRALCDKYGAVYIADSVQCGYGRSGKFFSHDFAGVNADIYTMAKGMGNGFPVAGIIIAPHIKPKHFQLGTTFGGNHLACAAALAVLEVIRGEKLMGNAVMVGKYLREELATMPELKNVRGRGLMIGFDVPEALGPLKKNLLANHKIFTGEAKPNVIRLLPSLALKKKDAEEFIEALKEEIAALHATA
- a CDS encoding ArsR/SmtB family transcription factor; the protein is MLFKKIYSIRTMSNYQISFAPKKEESSHITVDTLSVKKAALILRAFNHKLRQQILKLIDTHDKITVTEIYVKLRIEQSVASQHLAILRKAEFVNTERDGKFIYYTVNTGRMTELNQFVSELLA
- a CDS encoding PDDEXK nuclease domain-containing protein; the encoded protein is MTDFQQLIASIQQAHQHLQAQAVRAVNQALTVRNWLIGYYIVEFEQSGKERARYGQQLIPEIAKEIKINGLSITNLKIFRQFYLVYPQIGQTVSDQWNFLLNADNQQITIGQTVSDQLLSQSHPVIRNNYSVDATQLAAPTEKLISRLSFSHLTELIKIEDSHKRRFYEIECMKGTWSVRELKRQISSLYFERSGLSGEPGKLSQLVQQKVKPETPIDIIKNIYAFEFLDINIKPIVEESDLETALLDNLQQFIIELGNGFCLETRQKRILIGETYYFIDLVFYHRMLKCHVLIELKIGGFEHGDIGQLNTYLNYFKEEVSEPQDNPPIGILLVAEKDHALVKYATAGMDENLFVQKYLIRMPHKEQLEAYIKQELQKLQ
- a CDS encoding Rossmann-fold NAD(P)-binding domain-containing protein, whose translation is MSLLKTSNFISANDVTDINALVAKALDYKANPFRDKTLGAGKRIGCLFLNPSMRTRLSTQIAAQNLGMEPIVFNVGSEGWQLEFEDEAIMSGTTSEHVKDAAPIMGKYFDILAIRTFPSLANKEDDYSELYINQFIKYAGIPVLSLESATLHPLQSLTDVITIRETLNEKPETRNQKPKVVLTWAPHVKPLPQCVANSFSQWMNAWGEVDFVITHPEDYELDPKFTGNATILHNQDEALKDADYVYVKNWSTYTDYAKIYNNDPSWMLTLDKLALTNNAKVMHCLPVRRNVELSDEVLDSPNSIVTQEAGNRVWAAQAVLSEMLGQLSS